The sequence GATTTTTTTCTATTTTATTAAAATGCTCTAGCACTAAACAGTGGTTTTCCTTGTGGAAATTAAAGGCCTTTTTCTCTAAATAGCCCACTTGGTTTGTAATTAACTGTAGATTTTTTTCACCAATTGTGGATAACTGTGTATTTATTGTTGATATCTTGTCAGTAAGTCTTTTATATTGTTGAATTATGTCATTTTTTACAAGCTCGAACTCCTTTTGTATCAGTTCCCACTCACCATTGTGGATAAGTTTATTTTTTTCTAGGTCTAGGTTGTGGATATGTGTATAATTCAGTGAATATCTTTTCATAAGTTTATTAATAGGGGACTCAATTACCATAAAACTCTGTCTTGGGAAAATTACAGGGAGCTTGCTATTAGTAATGCTGTGGTACAAATCTTTTATTTGGGCTAAATAGCTTATCTCCCCTGGCCCCCCAACAAATGCCACTGTGGGTAAGGATGTATCTTGGACAATAAGTCTTAAAAACACGTTAGGGCTTACAAGTCCTTTATTTATATAGTCTTTCACATCTTCTTTTGTAAGTACTTCCCCTGTCTTGATGGAATATTGCTCATTACCAAGATACTTAAGCTTGTACCTTTTGTTATCTTTAAAAATAAATAGATTACTTTCTTCTACCTCGTCAAATGGGTTTTGAAGATTATACCCCAGTTCTTTGATTTTCGTGCTAACTGTGGATAAGTTTTGAATTAACTCACTTCTCTTTTCTATCATGTTAGTAAATACTTCTTTACCTTGCTCTTTTAAAATATCCGCCTTTGAATCGATTAGAATGAGACCAGTGTCTTTCAAAATGTATGTTAGTAATTTTGCAAACCATTTACTGAAATTCTTTGAGTAGGTATCTACCAGCATATTTCTAACGGTTTTAGTGAAGCTTTGATCAAACCCAAGTTCTTGAATAAACCCTAATAGTTCCTCTAGGTTTTCTTCCTGCAGATTGATGTGATGTACAGGGCTGTCTTGTACATCTAATTCTATTTTAAGCTTTTGAGGATTCCCCTTTACATCTAATAGGTATGTGTGGTTCACTTCTTGCCAGTCATGATCTTCGTCTGCGATCCAGAAAACAGGAACGACGTCTTTACCTTCTTTGGTAAGCTGCTCAGCAAGTCTTACTGCAGTCAGTGCCTTGTAAATTGTATATGTTGGACCTAGAAGTAATCCACTTTGCTGCCCTGTTACTACAGTTTTTGCACCATTTCTTAATCTTTGTATATTTTCTAGGGTTTTCTTGCTGCATCCTAAGCTGTTGTTATATCCTTCGAGATAGGTACAAAGCTTTACAGTTGCTTTCTTGTCATTTATTTCTTCATATCGATTATGTATTTGGGGTATTGTTGGGGAATAGTCAAATAAAGAAAGGGCGGACCCCTTCTCAGCTATGTATTCTTGATATATATTAGGCATTTTACTTTCTTCACCTCATCTTATTCAATAGTCTAGATATTATTTTATATTACTTCATTACTTTAGTCAAAAAAACAAAAAAGCGTCTGTTTGATATGCTCCCCTTGTAGTAAACAGTTTAAATAATAAAAACTGTTTACTACAAG comes from Alkalicella caledoniensis and encodes:
- the bshC gene encoding bacillithiol biosynthesis cysteine-adding enzyme BshC produces the protein MPNIYQEYIAEKGSALSLFDYSPTIPQIHNRYEEINDKKATVKLCTYLEGYNNSLGCSKKTLENIQRLRNGAKTVVTGQQSGLLLGPTYTIYKALTAVRLAEQLTKEGKDVVPVFWIADEDHDWQEVNHTYLLDVKGNPQKLKIELDVQDSPVHHINLQEENLEELLGFIQELGFDQSFTKTVRNMLVDTYSKNFSKWFAKLLTYILKDTGLILIDSKADILKEQGKEVFTNMIEKRSELIQNLSTVSTKIKELGYNLQNPFDEVEESNLFIFKDNKRYKLKYLGNEQYSIKTGEVLTKEDVKDYINKGLVSPNVFLRLIVQDTSLPTVAFVGGPGEISYLAQIKDLYHSITNSKLPVIFPRQSFMVIESPINKLMKRYSLNYTHIHNLDLEKNKLIHNGEWELIQKEFELVKNDIIQQYKRLTDKISTINTQLSTIGEKNLQLITNQVGYLEKKAFNFHKENHCLVLEHFNKIEKNLYPNNIEQQRSLSIIYYLIKYDFSFIQKVTEGMDITNFSLQYIEL